A single region of the Candidatus Poribacteria bacterium genome encodes:
- a CDS encoding mannonate dehydratase, protein MANHSPLKNIEPGMKVTAQMSPEPSEADLQFAKQMDVEYVVLWTNGENANYDYFMSRREIFENAGLKIYGFGNSDVHNQDGIVLNLENRDAKVEQYKRYIRDLGRAGIPYTTYAHMGNGIWSTERETTRGGASARGFNLETAQEGHWGGNLYKMPLSHGREYSEEELWDNYTYFIKQAAPVAEEAGVMIGIHPDDPPALHLAGIPRCIFSSFEGYKRALEIADSPNVGMCFCVGCWLEGGELMGRDVIESIRYFGERDKIFKVHFRNVDQPLPHFVETFVDNGYQDMYHVAKALREVDFNGVLIPDHIPSMAGDHRVGTAYTIAYMNALVKRANEEVAA, encoded by the coding sequence ATGGCAAATCACAGTCCATTAAAAAATATTGAACCTGGAATGAAAGTTACGGCACAGATGTCGCCGGAACCGAGTGAGGCAGACTTGCAGTTTGCCAAGCAGATGGATGTTGAATATGTCGTCCTCTGGACGAACGGCGAAAATGCAAATTACGATTATTTCATGAGCCGCCGCGAGATTTTCGAGAACGCAGGGCTCAAGATTTACGGGTTCGGCAACAGTGATGTCCACAATCAAGACGGGATTGTGCTTAACTTGGAGAACCGCGACGCGAAAGTCGAACAGTACAAGCGGTACATCCGTGATCTCGGTAGAGCCGGAATCCCATATACCACATACGCGCACATGGGGAACGGTATTTGGAGCACTGAGCGCGAAACGACCCGTGGCGGTGCCAGTGCAAGGGGATTCAACCTTGAGACTGCGCAAGAGGGACATTGGGGTGGCAATCTATATAAAATGCCGCTCTCACACGGACGCGAATACAGCGAAGAGGAACTCTGGGATAACTACACGTATTTCATCAAGCAGGCGGCACCTGTCGCTGAGGAAGCCGGTGTGATGATCGGTATCCACCCCGACGACCCACCCGCACTGCATCTCGCAGGAATTCCGAGATGTATCTTCAGCAGTTTTGAAGGCTACAAACGCGCCCTCGAAATCGCCGATAGCCCGAATGTCGGGATGTGTTTCTGCGTCGGTTGTTGGTTAGAAGGCGGCGAACTCATGGGCAGAGATGTGATTGAGTCGATCCGCTATTTCGGCGAACGGGACAAGATTTTCAAAGTCCACTTCCGCAACGTCGATCAACCGCTCCCGCATTTCGTTGAGACCTTCGTTGACAACGGCTATCAGGATATGTACCACGTCGCTAAAGCCCTCCGTGAAGTAGATTTCAACGGTGTGTTGATCCCGGATCATATTCCGAGCATGGCGGGCGATCACCGCGTCGGCACAGCATACACGATCGCCTATATGAACGCCCTTGTGAAGCGCGCCAATGAGGAGGTCGCTGCGTGA
- a CDS encoding formylglycine-generating enzyme family protein, whose translation MILIPAGTFTMGSDNRAADEKPKHKVYLDAYYISKYEVTNAEYYEFWKLQADARQDGSKHTPESFSHLPQIGAWPARAKEFPNHPVVGISWHDAKAYAVWKRMRLPTEAEWEKAARGYTDRIWPWGNAIEPHANTAANDDGYENRLAPVGSFPKGKSYYGIMDMAGNVWEWTADWYSDVYYGYSSRAAAKRPKKNPTGPTVGSWRVIRGGSWIDKIARCSTTFRFYLYPNLKTSFVGFRLAKTAEKTSK comes from the coding sequence ATGATCCTAATTCCTGCCGGTACCTTCACAATGGGGAGCGACAACCGCGCCGCTGATGAAAAACCGAAGCATAAAGTCTATCTTGACGCTTATTACATCAGCAAATATGAAGTAACCAACGCCGAGTACTACGAATTTTGGAAACTTCAAGCGGATGCCCGACAGGATGGGTCAAAACACACGCCGGAAAGTTTCTCACATCTCCCACAAATTGGTGCCTGGCCCGCCCGCGCAAAGGAGTTCCCGAACCATCCAGTCGTTGGGATTTCATGGCACGATGCAAAGGCTTATGCAGTGTGGAAAAGGATGCGGCTGCCAACCGAAGCGGAATGGGAGAAAGCAGCACGCGGCTACACCGATAGAATATGGCCCTGGGGCAATGCAATCGAACCGCACGCCAATACCGCCGCCAACGATGACGGCTACGAGAATCGCCTCGCGCCCGTCGGGAGTTTTCCGAAGGGTAAAAGTTACTATGGCATCATGGATATGGCAGGTAATGTTTGGGAATGGACAGCGGATTGGTACAGCGATGTCTATTACGGGTACAGTTCACGCGCTGCAGCGAAACGTCCGAAGAAGAATCCGACGGGCCCGACTGTCGGTAGTTGGCGTGTCATCCGCGGCGGTTCTTGGATCGATAAAATCGCCCGATGCAGCACGACATTTCGGTTTTACCTCTACCCAAATCTCAAAACCTCCTTTGTCGGCTTCCGATTAGCAAAAACCGCCGAAAAAACATCAAAATAG
- a CDS encoding tetratricopeptide repeat protein: MRNWLKIGIMLWLCLPFSNVVGEKSDDHSGYVQHVEQGFAFMFRGNNQKAISAFEAALTIEPDHYEILHYLGMAYAQEQFWNKAAESYQRSLTLMPDNIEALYSLGVVYFRLDKWADAVPALARVVELSPQHARGYEVLGKSFIKLRRYTEAISVLRQALELKPQAAGTYQELGTAHLNLKAYPEAIESFKQALAFGPGRYAEPHYGLGMAYLRSGDREKSRAEMQIYQQLQKEFAEYERLMRLTRAEPNNLDAWTGLATLLMNQKNYGQAVQAFQRCIELAPNDATLHHGLSRAFMNLNYPKHSAEAAKRAIQLRPNESILYNTLGSAYAMQGDTQKAIAAFQKAVELDSEQPYYHLNLSKLYQSLGNQQLAQEHYRAYEHFLSEQKAKQK; the protein is encoded by the coding sequence ATGCGAAATTGGTTGAAAATTGGCATCATGCTTTGGCTCTGTTTGCCGTTCTCTAATGTTGTTGGTGAAAAATCTGATGACCATAGTGGATATGTGCAACACGTAGAACAAGGCTTTGCTTTCATGTTCCGGGGCAACAATCAGAAGGCTATCTCCGCATTTGAAGCCGCGCTGACGATTGAACCTGATCACTATGAAATCTTGCACTATCTCGGCATGGCTTATGCCCAAGAACAATTCTGGAACAAAGCCGCCGAAAGTTATCAGCGTTCTCTAACGTTGATGCCCGACAACATTGAGGCACTCTACTCGCTCGGCGTTGTGTATTTTAGACTGGATAAGTGGGCAGACGCGGTACCGGCATTAGCGCGCGTCGTTGAACTTTCACCACAACACGCACGCGGATACGAAGTACTCGGCAAGTCGTTCATCAAACTCCGTCGGTATACAGAGGCGATCTCAGTTTTGAGGCAGGCTCTTGAACTGAAACCGCAGGCAGCGGGGACGTATCAAGAACTCGGCACGGCGCACCTCAATTTGAAAGCATATCCAGAAGCGATAGAAAGCTTCAAACAGGCATTAGCGTTCGGACCGGGACGTTACGCGGAGCCACACTATGGACTCGGTATGGCATATCTCCGATCCGGCGACCGCGAGAAAAGTAGAGCCGAGATGCAAATTTATCAGCAGTTACAAAAGGAGTTCGCCGAATACGAACGCCTGATGCGTCTGACGCGCGCCGAACCGAATAACCTTGATGCTTGGACAGGCTTAGCCACCTTGTTGATGAACCAAAAAAACTATGGTCAAGCCGTTCAGGCGTTTCAGAGATGTATTGAGCTTGCCCCGAACGATGCCACCCTTCATCACGGTTTAAGCCGAGCATTTATGAATTTGAACTATCCTAAACACTCCGCCGAAGCTGCCAAAAGAGCCATTCAGTTGCGTCCGAACGAATCTATCCTCTATAATACACTCGGAAGTGCTTATGCGATGCAAGGCGACACACAAAAGGCAATTGCAGCATTCCAAAAAGCGGTTGAACTTGACAGCGAGCAACCCTATTATCACCTTAATCTTTCAAAATTATATCAGAGTCTCGGCAACCAGCAACTTGCGCAGGAGCATTATCGCGCCTATGAACACTTTTTGTCTGAACAGAAAGCGAAACAGAAATAG
- a CDS encoding sulfatase, producing the protein MSRPNILFIMSDDHASHAISSYGSRINQTPHLDRIADGGMILHNCFCVNSICTPSRANILTGKHSHLNGVKTIGDHFDGRIPNVAKMLQADGYQTAMVGKWHLGHGGDADPTGFDYWNVLPGQGLYHDPVMIEPDGRKTHKGYTTDIITDFSLEWLQNRDKDRPFFMMCHHKAPHRPWDSDEKHADMFEDGDVPMPDNFFDDYANRSNAAKEAKMRVFGHMTERDLKIDKLGPPPEGLSEEEMANWNYQRYIKEYLRCVASIDDNVGRMLDYLDEDGIADDTLVIYTSDQGFFLGDHGWYDKRFMYEESLRMPFLVRYPREIQPGSASDAMSLNIDFAETWLDYAGVSIPDDMQGTSLRPILNGETPDDWRTSMYYRYWMHLAHHYVPAHYGIRTDRYKLIYYYGEALGTTGSLDESKAPEWELFDLEKDPNEMCSVYDDPAYADIVTELTQELYRLKTEAGDEE; encoded by the coding sequence TTGAGCAGACCTAATATCCTATTCATCATGTCCGACGACCACGCATCACACGCGATTAGCAGCTACGGGAGTCGAATTAATCAAACACCCCACCTTGATCGTATCGCAGACGGCGGTATGATTCTCCATAACTGTTTCTGTGTTAACTCCATCTGTACACCGAGCCGTGCGAATATTTTGACCGGCAAACACAGCCACCTTAACGGAGTGAAGACCATAGGGGATCATTTTGATGGCAGAATACCGAATGTTGCCAAGATGCTACAGGCGGACGGCTACCAAACCGCGATGGTCGGTAAATGGCACCTCGGACACGGCGGTGATGCCGACCCAACAGGGTTTGACTATTGGAACGTGCTGCCCGGGCAAGGCCTCTATCACGATCCAGTCATGATTGAACCTGACGGTCGGAAAACCCACAAAGGTTATACTACCGACATCATTACCGACTTCTCATTGGAGTGGCTCCAGAATCGTGACAAGGATAGACCTTTCTTCATGATGTGTCACCACAAGGCACCGCACCGTCCATGGGACTCCGATGAGAAACACGCCGACATGTTCGAGGACGGCGATGTTCCGATGCCGGACAACTTTTTCGACGATTACGCCAACCGTTCAAACGCCGCAAAGGAAGCGAAGATGCGCGTCTTCGGGCACATGACCGAAAGGGACCTCAAGATTGATAAACTCGGTCCACCACCTGAAGGGTTGTCAGAGGAAGAGATGGCAAATTGGAATTATCAACGATATATCAAAGAATATCTCCGCTGTGTTGCCTCAATTGATGACAATGTAGGTCGGATGCTCGACTACCTTGATGAAGACGGTATCGCAGACGACACGCTCGTGATTTATACCTCTGACCAAGGATTCTTCTTAGGCGACCACGGTTGGTATGACAAGCGGTTTATGTATGAGGAATCATTACGAATGCCGTTCCTCGTCCGCTATCCGCGCGAGATTCAACCCGGCAGCGCGTCCGATGCCATGTCCTTAAACATAGATTTCGCAGAGACTTGGCTCGACTACGCAGGCGTATCAATTCCTGATGACATGCAGGGCACGAGTCTACGGCCAATCCTCAATGGTGAGACACCTGACGATTGGCGAACGTCCATGTATTACCGTTACTGGATGCACCTCGCGCACCACTATGTACCCGCGCACTACGGGATACGGACGGATCGCTATAAACTCATCTATTACTACGGCGAGGCACTTGGCACAACTGGATCCCTCGATGAATCGAAAGCACCGGAATGGGAACTTTTCGACCTGGAGAAAGATCCGAATGAGATGTGTAGTGTCTACGACGACCCAGCGTACGCAGATATTGTCACTGAATTAACGCAAGAGTTATATCGACTCAAAACAGAAGCAGGAGACGAAGAGTAG
- a CDS encoding PQQ-like beta-propeller repeat protein, which yields MRNFPRVVFLTLIFSWVGLVATFAADWNDFLGPERDGKSQEKIDIAPWGKTGPPVVWHKQIGTSYGAPIVANGQLFIFARHGDMARLTCFDSMTGNERWRFEYPTDYTDMYGYNNGPRCCPVVDDDRVYIFGADGILHCVRVSDGKGLWKIDTMAQFHVVQNFFGVASAPAVEGELLIVQIGGSPPGSPKDIWGANGSPDPNGSGIVAFNKHTGEVVYQIADELASYASPIFTTIDDRRWGFAFLRGGLVGFEPASGAIDFHYPWRHSKIESVNASSPVIADDFVFISESYGIGSSVLKVRPGSYEVVWKDRATRRNKSMELHWNTAIHHEGYLYACSGQRPNGAELRCVELKTGKVRWSQRVDERASLLWVNNYFIYLGEYGRLMLLKCTPEKLEVISQVSSLRDKNGRQLVKYPAWAAPVLADGYLYIRGKDRLVCFDLRSGTN from the coding sequence GTGAGAAATTTCCCGCGCGTTGTCTTTCTAACCCTAATTTTCTCCTGGGTAGGGTTGGTAGCGACGTTTGCTGCCGACTGGAACGACTTCCTCGGACCAGAACGGGACGGCAAGTCTCAGGAAAAGATAGACATCGCACCGTGGGGAAAAACGGGACCACCGGTCGTCTGGCATAAGCAGATCGGCACGAGTTACGGGGCACCGATCGTCGCTAATGGACAATTGTTTATTTTCGCACGCCACGGTGATATGGCGCGTCTCACCTGTTTTGATAGTATGACCGGCAACGAACGCTGGCGGTTTGAATACCCGACAGATTATACGGATATGTACGGCTACAATAACGGACCCCGGTGCTGTCCAGTTGTTGACGATGACCGTGTCTATATTTTTGGGGCAGACGGGATACTACACTGTGTTCGCGTTTCGGATGGTAAAGGTTTGTGGAAAATTGACACGATGGCGCAGTTTCACGTCGTCCAAAACTTTTTCGGTGTCGCTTCAGCACCCGCTGTCGAAGGTGAGCTGCTCATCGTTCAGATTGGCGGTTCGCCACCGGGCAGTCCGAAAGATATTTGGGGCGCGAACGGCAGCCCCGATCCGAACGGGAGTGGTATTGTCGCCTTTAACAAGCACACCGGCGAAGTCGTCTACCAAATCGCAGATGAGCTCGCGAGTTACGCGAGTCCTATCTTTACAACGATTGATGATAGACGGTGGGGGTTCGCCTTCCTACGCGGTGGACTCGTCGGCTTTGAACCGGCATCAGGCGCAATTGATTTCCACTATCCGTGGCGGCATTCCAAAATTGAATCCGTCAACGCTTCGAGTCCGGTCATTGCCGACGATTTCGTCTTTATTAGCGAGTCCTACGGCATTGGTAGTTCAGTACTCAAGGTGCGTCCGGGCAGCTACGAGGTCGTTTGGAAAGATCGCGCGACGCGCAGGAACAAGTCCATGGAGTTGCACTGGAACACTGCAATCCACCATGAGGGTTACCTCTATGCCTGTAGTGGGCAACGTCCCAACGGGGCAGAACTCCGCTGTGTGGAACTCAAAACGGGTAAGGTCAGGTGGTCACAACGCGTTGATGAACGTGCCTCGCTGCTTTGGGTGAACAACTACTTTATTTATCTCGGTGAGTACGGACGTTTGATGCTCCTTAAATGCACACCTGAGAAATTAGAGGTAATTTCTCAGGTGTCCTCACTGAGAGATAAAAACGGTCGCCAGTTAGTGAAATATCCTGCTTGGGCAGCCCCTGTATTGGCAGATGGTTATCTCTATATCCGTGGCAAAGATCGCCTTGTATGCTTCGATCTGCGTTCAGGCACCAATTAA
- a CDS encoding sialidase family protein: protein MRQVTIYREPGRYAGWPANYGIWSWDNEIVVGFTVGYHKSDAGFHRRDRDKPFIGMQARSLDGGETWRVSETPCRLPARGTLSADEHVEERHRQEAGVSFETPQRVDFSHPDFAMMCSRTGLRAGAYSWFYTSTDRCKSWGGPFKLPMFGYTGIAARTDYLVSSSDECLVFLTASKADGEEGLIFCAQTTDGGASFSLLSQIGPEPEGFAIMPASVRLSASQILVAVRCRGKGNASGSDWEERLNWIDLYSSNDNGQTWDYMNRPAENTGRGGNPPTLTLLHDGRLCLIYGYRDAPHQICAKLSRDAGKTWGEEIVLRDNGGDHDIGYPRTIQRPDGTLVTAYYFDEEPDGERFIEATLWKP from the coding sequence ATGCGACAGGTTACAATCTATCGAGAGCCAGGGCGTTATGCGGGCTGGCCAGCAAATTACGGTATCTGGTCATGGGACAACGAGATCGTTGTCGGTTTTACCGTTGGGTATCACAAGTCGGATGCGGGTTTCCACCGTCGCGACCGAGATAAACCGTTTATAGGGATGCAGGCACGAAGTTTAGATGGCGGCGAGACGTGGCGCGTTTCGGAGACCCCATGTCGTCTACCAGCAAGAGGCACACTCTCCGCAGATGAGCATGTAGAAGAACGGCATCGGCAGGAAGCAGGTGTCTCGTTTGAGACCCCACAACGCGTCGATTTTTCACACCCAGATTTTGCGATGATGTGCAGCAGAACCGGACTGAGAGCCGGAGCATACTCATGGTTTTATACCTCTACAGATCGGTGCAAAAGTTGGGGAGGACCGTTTAAGCTGCCGATGTTCGGGTACACCGGTATCGCAGCACGCACGGATTACTTGGTCTCAAGTTCGGATGAATGCTTGGTGTTTCTTACCGCGTCAAAAGCGGATGGTGAAGAGGGATTGATATTCTGTGCACAAACAACCGATGGCGGCGCGTCTTTTTCGTTGTTATCTCAGATCGGACCGGAACCTGAAGGGTTTGCTATTATGCCTGCAAGCGTTCGGTTGTCGGCGTCGCAAATTTTAGTCGCGGTTCGATGCCGCGGCAAAGGTAATGCTTCAGGTTCAGACTGGGAAGAGCGGTTAAACTGGATTGATCTCTACAGTTCAAATGATAACGGACAGACATGGGACTACATGAACCGTCCTGCGGAAAACACCGGACGTGGTGGGAATCCGCCAACCCTAACGCTTCTTCATGATGGCAGATTATGCCTTATCTATGGATACCGGGATGCGCCGCACCAAATCTGTGCGAAGTTGAGCAGGGACGCTGGCAAAACCTGGGGTGAGGAAATCGTCTTACGCGATAATGGTGGTGACCACGACATCGGCTACCCTCGCACGATCCAACGTCCCGATGGAACTCTGGTAACTGCCTACTATTTTGATGAAGAACCGGATGGTGAACGGTTCATTGAGGCGACGTTGTGGAAACCGTAG